ATATATGTGTACAAACAAATGCATCCATGTTTGTATGTATTTGTGATGTCTGTTTAAATAGTTATATACAGAAAACCAATGCACAAGTCTCCATGGATGCAACTTTATCTTTACATGGAAAAACATATTTCTATGACTCAAGGAAAAACATGATTTAAGCATTTGTTCTATGTGTTCAAAGTCTTAATGAGTTATTAATCCTTAGAATGAGATCAACATTGGTTATCCATCTACTATGTTCAATGGCTATCCTTCTAATAGGCAAATGATTGGTTATTTGAAATCTTAACCCTAGTCCATGAAAGGTATCTTCGATCGTCTTGTCAGGCCCAaatgttaaatttaaaaaatcaacTATGAAGATAATAGGGCTCAAACGTATGATATTATCTAATATCtatcaatattattatattttcttatgATAGATAACAAGGTTTTCCTCTATATTCGAGGCTTATCACTTTTAGGTCATATTGATACACATAAGTTGTTCACTTCATCCCATATCAGGTTACATATTTCATGCCAAAACTTATctatttgtttttttcttgacACTTTCGTATTTGTGCATGAATCAATTTCTTCTTGGTGCATTTTTTTCTTGGCCTCGTTATGCAGTATCCTCTATAATCTTTTTGGTCCTTAAACATGTGCTATATGTTACACGTATATTATAGTTTTGTAAGTGTAAACTTTAGTTTAAGTTCAATGATTTAAGGTATGTGATTCTGATTGTGTTGCTTATTCAGGTATGTGATATGTGATTTCATGTTGCAAGTTTAGCTTATTGTTGCTACCTTTGCTAGATGCTTGCAACGATTCTCATTTCTGATAATGTTCATGTTTCACAGATGTTTTTGAAGAAGTATTGAAAATTGTTTCCCATATGACATTTTATGCGCCAACAGTCTCATTGGATATGTGGGGTCTTTGGCCTTTAATTATAGAAGCACTTGGAGACTGGGCTTTAGATTTCTTTGAGAGTAAGTTGACATATATATGCTAATTTTTATGGTTTTTTTATCTTGTCGACAATTTATACAGTGAATGCCCTAACTCTATATATCATGTTGCTTTGCATATTAGTAACACCAGCTTTATGTTATATTGTTCATGTTCTTGCAATTTGTTTGAGGTATACATGTAGACTACCCTGAAAATTTTCTTCTGAGGGTTGTGTACATATCTGTTTCTTGCATGGACAAAAACAGAtagagggtttttttttttttgggaggaGGAGATGGGGTGGGGGAGGGGAGGAGGTTGATGGTCCATATCATAATTCAAAGGAGCCCTGAATGTGTCATTTAATTACAAAAGAATACCTGGTACTATTCTCATTAATTTCAGTTTTCTTTAGGTCTTTACATTTGCATGTAGAATCTGATAATGTCATATTTGCCCTAAATGTAGATATACTGGTTCCCTTGGACAACTACATATCCAGGAGTACTGCTCATTTCCTAAGTTGCAAAGATCCAGACTACCAGCAAAGCCTGTGGGAAGTACTTTCAAAAGTAAGGGAAGTGGTTTTATTCAGTTCTTTATTAAAATGGTCAAAGCATATGCCTATCATTTTTTAGTCTTCTCAGCAATTGTAATTGTTATTACTGCTCAGTTGGAATAAATGCTAATGATGCGAACATTGTGATTGTTGATGTCTTTTGTGGTGATACACCTTTTTGTTAATTCAATGTGCAGATCATGTCAGATAGTAACATGGAAGACAGTGATATCGAGCCTGCTCCTAAGCTGATTGAAGTAGTATTCCAAAATTGTAAAGGGAAAGTAGATCACTGGGTTGAGCCTTATTTGAACATTACCATTGGTCGATTGCGTAGAGCAAAGAAGCCATCtttaaaatgtctcttgatgctaGTGGTAAGAGTTCCTGTATCATGTGTCAAACAGCAGTACTTTCCTTCATCCTGTGTTTAACACAAAGGTCATCCTGTGTTTAACACAAAGGTTATCTTATGCTTTTGAAATGAACTGATGAAATAAGTCTTGTTGGACTTTTTTGTTGTGATCAAGTAGGTTTGACAGGACGAATGCATGTTCTCGTGTAACGGATCTGGAATTGATGTGTTCTCGTTCTGTTTAGAAACTTAATGTGAACATCAAATTTGTACATGTTTCTTTGAGAATTTAATCGTGTAAGGTTTTTCTTTGCAAGAGCAATTTAGGAATTGTTGCCTAGTTTGTTTTCTGTTAAACGAGTCTGATTAAAATAGTGGTGTTGGTTTGAACTGAAATATCTTACCATCAGTTTTGTTGTTTGTAACTCTGTTAAATCTTTGACTTCTAAAATAATGTAGAAATATATAGTTATATATTTTGCACACAGTCCAAACTCCAAAGAATATCTATAACTGCACTCATAGGACAAGGTGAGTTTGCTTTAAGGGAAGACTGTGAAATACTTCAGTGGAAACAATGATGAGGATTTTATGATCTCTGAATTTATTTGTGATGTTGGCCTTCACAGAACTCGGTTACAGTGATGCATCTGTATTATTGCCTATATTGATCCTCCCCAAAATTTGCATTGGTATGAGCCTCATGCACTGGGCTCCCATCTTTTCTACCAATGTggattttacaacatgcacagaAGTATACAAAGAGTTTCATATCCCAAGTTGACGGCCAACTACGTTTTACTTATTCATGTGCCTCCAATTCAAACTTATCTTAAAGTTTGCCTTGGTACGACTAATGTTTCCTTAGCTTACTCAAAATGAGTTGTATTGATACTTCTAAGAATCTATGTGCCTCTAGATTTCATCAATTATTTTGGAATCTTCTTAGAATTCATGCAACTTTCCATTTTAATAGTTTGTCCCTTTGCAGATTGCtgattctctttactataatgcaTCTTTGACTCTTGGAATATTACATAAGCTCGGGGTTGCTACAGATATTTTCAATCTCTGGTTCCAGATGCTTCAAGAAGTAAAACTGAATGGCACACTTGCAAACTTTAGAAGGTAATTCTTTTATCCTCTTTCATGTCACTTTCCATCAATACCATAGTTTTAATACCTTACATTAACTGTAGGCAACATGATAAAAAGGTCTTCTGCTTGGGATTAACTTCACTTGTTGGCCTGCCTGCGGACCAATTGCCTGGTGAAGCATTAGCACACGTCGTTACAGCAACACTCAAGCTTCTAGATTCCTATAAGAATCAAATTAGAGGTGATACATCCTTTTGCATTGTGTTGCATAAAGTGGCATAGCATATTCTCTCATATGAACTACCCCAAGTATCATTATCAAAACATATAACTTGACAAAGATACACATAcaattcattttttaaaattattttattcaatgatgaTGGGTCATACAGGTTAGTGTACTGTCTGATATACTGGTGCATTCTGGTCTGATAGGCAATCATAATGAATGAACCATTATTATCTTTTATTAGTAATACAAGAATCATTCCCTTGTTTTTTTCCCCATCATTTTACtgcctttcttttttttgtattaatatttattttagcttaatttattataaaaataacccAAATCCTTTTGTGTTTTGGTTGATTCTAGCTGATTCCAGCCAATTTCTAGCTATAGGGCCAAGAAATCTGTCAAAATCAAACTGACTTGGGACAATACTGATATTGGTGTATCAAATTGGAACTGACCAATACCCTGATCTGTgagctaaataaataaataaataaatattttttaatttgttaTCTTAACTATTATCCATGCTCTTGCTTGTTTTTCTCTTCCTTCTAATATAATCAATAAGATgcagcaattaaaaaaaaaacattggcaTTGGTATGCTGAGTTTTGGCAATTAAAATCAATCATTTTGCTTGGACAAAAGCTGAGGAGCAAATTGCTGCTGTTCATGGTAtaaatgactttgactctgttgAGGAAGATGTGGATGAAGAAGATTTTGACAAAGAAGTTGGAGAAGATGATGAAGATTGGGATGAAGCGTACAGTCTAAAGCTTAAGAAATTGGCAGCGGAGGTTAGTAGATGAATGCAAAATCTTTATCAGCAGCCTAAGTTATTTCCTTATCCTAGCAATCCACAAGTCAAGAGGACACTTTTATCGAGTTTTAATGAAGTTTACACAGATTCTGCtgtatttatagtttttttaatctGAAACATAGCCTATCTTGCATCTCACTGAAAGGGATCGGGATGTGTTTAGCCCATGATGTGGGCTTTTCTATTTAATATTAACTTAATCCTGTTTCGTTGTCTGTAGCTTTCTTTTCTATTTTATATTAACTTAATGCTTTTTTCTGTCCAACTATGAATTGTATCTTTTTGTGGCAGCAACATTATTTTATCCCTGCTTATCTACATTGAAATCAGGTGGAAGGATATCAGTCAATTGATGAGGATGATGAGACTGACGATGATTACAGTGAGGATGAATACTACATAGAGTCACCAATTGATGAAGTTGACCCTTTCATTTACTTTGTTGAAACTGTGGAAGGTAAACATTTGTTGTTTCTCTTTTCTGATTTTGTAATTCTCCATTTTGAACATACGTGACACGTGACTATTATTCTCAGCTGTGCGAGGCTCGGATCCTGCTAGGTATCAGAGCCTGATGCGGACCTTGGACTTCGACTATGGCACACTCACAAGAGGAATTTATCAATATGCTGAGCAGAGGAGACTAGAAATTAAGATAGAGGAGGAGGCAGCATTTGGTGAATGTCAGCGTAGAAGAGGTTGAAGTTGTGTTTTCCTGTGTTTAATTGGCCGTGTCCTAAATGCAGGAAGAATCTGACATAGGTTGCGTCGTGccatatatcatcatcatcatcatcatcatcatcgtggaATTCGTAGAGCCATTCAGCCTGAGGTATTATTTGTCAGAGCTTTATTGGCTCTTAACCATTTTTCGCTTCTCCTATAATAGGAGAAAACCAGATCGCAGATGCTATGTTATCTACTGCTTTATCAGCAATCTTTTTTTGCTGGCATCTCTGTGTGTGAGGCTACCACCTCGTTATGTTGGTATTGCTTTTCCTCATTAGCTTACAAAATTTATTTATTGGGCAAGAATGCTATAATTTCTCCATTTATGTAAGGAAATGCTTTGTGCCAAAAGAATGGGATTGTTAATAAACAATGTATAGGTTTATACCAAGGAATATTAAAAGGTCTTACAAATGTTCGATACTTGGATGTTATTCAATGTGATTCCTTCTGAGTTAATATTTTTTGATTGTGTGATTTGCAGATTTTGCTTCTCATCCTAAGCAGAGGTAAAAAGTATGTATGTATTCTTCTGTTGGAAGTAATTGCACAATATGTTTGGACAGAAGCACGGCAGAGTAGAAGACTTGACTTTTTCTGCTTATAAATTCAATCCCACATCAGATCTGATTCATAGGCTGTTCCTTAAAATGTTGTTCTCGTAATGAGGTTGTATGAAACATATGTTAGGAAAGAGTACTATGATATGTTGAATCGACAGAGGAAGAGTATAATGGTCTCTCTTCCAACATACATTTGGATTGATCCAAGTGACCTCATGCATGCTTCTCATCTGTGATGACACTTTACATCCATTGAGATGTCGACAGATATGGTTTGCTAGCGGCTATGTCAAAAGAGAGTTCGATTGTCGCATTGTGATGAATCCTGTCGTCAACCGCTGCATGAATCCATCCTTCACCATCTTTTTGGGCCCTCAGTAATCCCTCTTCCGATCGCCCCTAAGCTTCGAACAAGGAGGTTTCATTGGCTGTCCTTTTGCACCTCTTCCTCCCACTCCCAAGGCGACACGTCCTGTACTCGAGCAGGCCTCGGTACCCTCTGCGATTTCATCAGTTGACAGGGAACCGAGCTCGGTGTCCACTGCCTCCGATGCCGGAAAGTTGCATCCATGCGTGGCACCCATCTTCCGCTTGTGGCTGCAGGACGTTTTGCATTGCCAAAGGCACGAATAATGCTTCCGCAAGATGATAGGTGTGGAGATGGCGAGCATTGCCTCGCTCCATGTGAGGTGGGGGACGTTGCTGCGACTTTCTTGTCCCCGGGTGGGCGACCACTGCGGCCTCTTCTGGTGATCCATCTTTCACGTTTGTCGTCTGCCGTCACCCAGTTGCATCATATGCAACCCTAACGACCCGTAAACATCGAGAGATGAACGCCGCACGAACGACGGCGACAGCGATGCGAATGCTGCTGTGTCGATAATATGAGGCATCAGCTCATCATGGTTCGGGACAAGCCTTCTCCTTTCTAAACCCCCCGTAAGCTTGGCATAGGCACATACGGCTACAGCAGCGGCACCGTAAGCCATGCATGCATCCACCGCTTTAGCTACAGCGACTCCACCTCCGTCCTACTAGTGGACCTCCGTCGTCTTCCTGCGCATAACGCCAAGGTCAGAGCCCTCTCAGGAGTCATGCACTTGGATCTGCCGGCATACGCTCCTCGTGGAATCAGCACCTCCCACCCACTATCGCTGGCGGCCAGCGACGCACAGGACGCTAATGGGAAGGAAAGGTTACGCCAACATCACATGGCGTCGGAGACCACGAGCTGCCTCTATAAAAAGGGTTCCGAGGCGATCGATCATGGGTAAAACAAACACACCGAGGCCaatgggagaagagagagagtacAGCCTCGGCATGCCGCCAGTGAGAGTCCCAGGTGAAGGCTGTaccctctctcttcttctcttggTCTGTGATGCCAGTCATCTCTTCCTGTTTCTTCCAGGTACAGACAGTGTCATCTATCTGAAACATGAAATCTACACACATCACTTGACAAGTGCAAGAACTCTAATCGCCTTTGGATCTTCCTACATCCATCAGAGAAGATGAGCTTTCTCTTTCTTACTTGTCTTTTTGGTTCATTTCAAGATCCTACACCAATCGAATTTAGGTTGGCAATTACATACCAGTCTGTAACATAAATATGGAGGAAGTCTATATGGTGCAAACTAACTACACACAGACATAGAATTATGTTGGTTTCTTTTCTCTTGAATTAATTTGTTTGTGATTTAGATAATATTTTATCACACCTAATATGACAAATCAAAAAATAATTGGCTTTTGTTAttgtcctttatatatatatatacatatatatatatatacatacatattgcatatatatatccaTAAAAAAACTCAAATATTTAGAGTTTTTTTAATGGATATTAACGATAGAAATATTTGGAGATCACATAAACAATAAATACATTGCAATTTTTAAGGACAAAATTTGTCATTCTAATTCTTAATAGAGACCCAAAGAAACCAAAATATCAATTGACGTTAATACCCTCAAGGAAGCGTAAGCGTTGACATCGTTGTTAGGGGCATTAAGGAAAACACGCATGACCATCACGGGACAAAAGAGCATTGACAGGTGCGGCGGTGCTCCGACCCGTGCCCTGCGTCGCCGTAGCTTCGCGTTCTCCCCATGTTGCGAGGGGTCGTCCGGCGGCAGCCGCCGCCCTTGGGCGGTTTCAGCCTCCAGCAGTTGCGGTGGGGGCGCCCAGGCATGCCACGCGTCCCGCCGCTGGGCAAGAAGGGCGTGGAGGGGAAGTCGGAGTGGTGGGCGGTGGACGGGGAGATGCACGAGATCGGCGAGCACGTCCCTCACCGCGAGCGGTTTCTCATCCCGAGGGACAACCTCCCCAACAAGCGCCGCAAGCAGATGCGGGAGCAGTTCATGCGCCGCACCCGCCTCGTCCTCAAGGATTCGGTAATGCCCCTTCCCACCTACCTGTTCTTGTGGATATCATCACTGACTCCAAAGGGAAGACGAGCACACTAACTATTATGGGGTCGTTAGAAAGACCGAGTTTTTATCGAGGCTTTCTTAGTCCTGTTGTTTTGTAAACCTTTAAGAGACAAATCGACAAACAATAAGTGAGCATAAACGGAAACATAGTGTTTTGTTCATCATACATGCTTGTTTGGAGGATgccatctttttttattatatgaaacgTTAAATCTCACCTTGTGCGGTGATTGAGAAGCGGCCACCGTTCGCTGAAAGCAATTTAGGTTGCAGAATAAATCGCGTGTCCTGATATAAACTgttgtcatttttatttttgggTACATGTTTGTTGGTAATATTACATAGTTCTCAGAATGTTGAAACTTCATATTAATAACATTGCTAAATACTTTCTTTTTTAGTTGTGTGTagacatgcctttacatgttcaaATATACAGGTTCTACTTCATAACTTGGTCTTCTGGTTCCTCTTATATTGCAAACAATTTTAAGCGAATTACGCTATCATCAAAATGTGCAATAATCATGTCACACAGTTTGAAGATGCTAAGTCCAATTATCTTACAGGAGCATGAACCTTGGTGTAAAAAGTACATGGAATTATATCAAGAGCTTAGGGAGAATTGGGAAAGGCTTTACTGGGATGAAGGCTATTCGAAAAAGATTGCACAAGATCATGCCAATTATGAATCTTCCGAAGATGATGATTTGGACTTTTCACCATACAGGTATAGATATTAGAGATCTATTTGCAAAGTATGCTTTCTACATGAGAACTATATAATGAGATTCTTACATTTTAGTTGGGACTGGAATAAGTTGCACCTTTATTTGgaccatgctctctctctctctctctctctctctctctcgctcgctcgctcgctcgccaaTTTAGTTGACAGTCATGGTTAATTCATAAATGAAAAAATAATTGATAATGGGCCACtgctatttcttttctttctctaacATCTTCTACATAAGTAATAATGTGGAGGGCTAATGCTCGTAGGCAGTTACAGTTATTCCGTGTCATATTTCTACAACATCTGAAGTATATGATTCTGGTCAAAGAGTTAGCCATTTCTAAATTTGAATGATCATAACTTTTAAAAAACTAGTTCAGTTTATGTACTTCGTTTTGTTGTTGCAGGCAAAGGCAATCACATGCCGAGCTAAATAAGGTACTGCTATGTTAACTTTTGGAGTTCTTGCTATAGTATGCTTTTGTGATGTTTCTTTTCGAAGTTTCTGGTGGATGATATTTTATAGTTCTTGTTACCATTTTTAGCATGTATGTATATCCAGCTTAGCAACATCATAGTATCGTTAGAGAAGATTAGAGCTAAAGTAGATATGAGCAAGGAGCATGATGCTCTTTAAAAGTTCTGTTGAGTCGTTTAAGGATTTCAGGCCGAAAGCTGATAGTATGCTTATCTTGACCGTTTGTATTGagatgttgatgattttgattgataCATTATACTTGATTCAGCATGTCAAAGAATCCATAGTGCATCAGTTTTACATGACTAATAGTAATCATCATGACTTTCTTTTCATTTGTCTTTTATTTAGATGTAATTTTAAAGTAATCCATATTTTTCAAATCGTCATTGTTGGTGTTTGAACCATTTAATTTCTGCTGAAACCATCTTATTCTAGGTGAATTTTGCTCAATTGGCTTGGATACAAATAACCAATGACAAAACTTATCTGCCTGGACTGAAACCATAATTGCTATACACTCATGACATGCTATATCTTATTCTCCAGATAGGCTGATTGCCAAATGCCTTTCCTGAAATCTGTCTTCTAAATCATCTCCATTGTATTTCTTATCTTATGTTCAGTAGTTTATTGGCTGCTTACCTGTTGTAATTTTCTTATCTGATTTGTATGATTTGTTTGCTTAGAAAAATCACTTAAGCTATCCTTTGCCTAAAAGCAGCTAGTACAATGTGTTATAATTTTGAACACCCTGAAGTATCATTAGTCAttaattaaatgttttgataatgCCATTTTCCTTTAACCTAGTAACTCTTCTAGATAAGGATGAAGGTAGAGATCACTGTTTGTAACTGTATTAGAGACTTTGAATAACATATCAATCATGATGGAAATGAAATCAATATCATCTGTAAGCCAGTGAGGAAATTATTCATTTAAGAAAACAAGTCTGATTTCTGTTTGATATTTTTTCCTGGTTTAAATATTTATGGAAACCTGACATATATGGCTACTGCTAATTTAGACTTGAGGCATTTAATGCCTCTGTTTAACTTGAATTCCCAGGTTTTTTTGGCAACAAACTTTTCCCCCATTTGTGTAAAGAGAGATTTTGTTTGATCAACACTTTATTGTATCCTTAGGTGCATAAAAATTTTGGCTAGAGGCGAACAAATGcatatttctctttctttcttgaggatttgatattgatgattatatcttttaaaaaatgAATTCCAAATGATAGGAGCCTATCTTTCCAATGCAAGCTAGGTTTCATT
This Musa acuminata AAA Group cultivar baxijiao chromosome BXJ1-2, Cavendish_Baxijiao_AAA, whole genome shotgun sequence DNA region includes the following protein-coding sequences:
- the LOC103973204 gene encoding uncharacterized protein LOC103973204 encodes the protein MLRGVVRRQPPPLGGFSLQQLRWGRPGMPRVPPLGKKGVEGKSEWWAVDGEMHEIGEHVPHRERFLIPRDNLPNKRRKQMREQFMRRTRLVLKDSEHEPWCKKYMELYQELRENWERLYWDEGYSKKIAQDHANYESSEDDDLDFSPYRQRQSHAELNKEQGLQGNETRQRVSQVRDKFEYDRERRMRDRAFAPMNTDNNFNFQDRSSRVRPFNAKKFFP